From Colius striatus isolate bColStr4 chromosome 10, bColStr4.1.hap1, whole genome shotgun sequence:
tgGGAAACGTCATTCTGAGGCTGTCCTGGAAGGATCCTGCTGGCTCCACATGACTTCCAGGATATTCCTGGCACatgcagggaggagaaaaaaaaaacaaacccaaacttaAAATAGATGAGGAGCTTGCTATAGTTTAGGTATATACGTCCTTATGCTtcaagtttttcttctcttgtttgTACTCCCTCCTTCACAGCTGTTCGGCGCTCTGGAACAACTCTGCCTTGATGAGAAGGTTCGTGTGGTGGTGTTCAAGAGCGAGGTGAAAGGTGTTTTCTGTGCTGGTAAGTAAAGGCTCTGCAAATTATTGTTAAAAACATCGATGTCTCTTAGGGCTGTGTGCTGATCAGACACTCCAGGAAAGCAGTCGGAAATTCAGGCtaaaagaaaaatgggatgGCTTCTGTGTAGCAAATAACCACGATGatgttctctctttttgctGGTCTGCCTCTCTGCTTCAGTGATGAATATGTGTGATGGGAGTGAGCCATACAGGCTGCCTGCTGCTACTCTGGTTTCCATTTGTAACCATCTTCAAGGATGGGTGCCTCTGCTGTTGGAGTCCTTGGTTTCCAGTTTTATGGGTTGTCATCCCTACACACAGTGATCGGTGCTCTTCTGCGAAATGTCTTCAAAGGGCACAGAGAAGCTCCCTagccacagctccagccccagtgGCCACACTTCCAACTTCTCCTGACTTACTTAACCTGAACACTGTAGTTTAAGACTTCTGAAGTCATCTGTCCTCCGAGAAGGACAGGAGGGAATGCATTTCACATGTTTTGTCCTTGTTCCCTGATTCtaaccttttttcctcctctattTAGGTGCAGACTTAAAGGAACGTGCAAAGATGGATGATGCAGAAGTTGGACACTTTGTTAGAAGGCTGAGAAATCTCATGGATGAAATAGGTAAGTGGTTCTCTCAGCTGGGAAATTCTTCCTACACTCCCTGTGTGGGGACACTTAGAAATGTTGCAGGAGGGGGAGGATGCTAACCTCAGCAGGTTATCCATTTAGGACTAGCTTCCCAAATATCTCCAGCTTATGCCTGAAACAAAGATCTGATTAAACACTAGCTATCATGCTGCCACTCCAAGGACAAGATAAATTTCAGTATTGCCTTTCCCATGGCCAAAGAGCAGCACACACAGATGCAAACAATTACGTACCTGCTACACCGAAGCATTGTGACATGGTTCTATGTCATCCATGGGAGACAGTGCTAGACAAAATGAGTGATGTTGGTTGTCAATACAAATGCTCAGAAGCACTCATGGTAAAGCAGTGACCTAAGAACATGGATTTGCTAAATGGACTTGTTCAGTGTCAGAGGGTTTGCACCTACACCacccctcctttttttctttttttgtgaaagGAATATGAACTTCTGCAATTGATTTTCATCCCCTATTTCTGAACACATAATGAGTACTGCACTCATTAAAGAGGAATACCAAAGTGAAGCCTAACTAAAATACCAATCAGAATTGCAgtcatttaaaaaccaaacaacaacaaaagagaaaattactcTGGCTCACAAATCACAGCAGCAGTTGGGGTAGTAGGGTAGGTGATGACAGCCCAGAACTAGCAAGCTCTGAAGTCtacttccagctcctccttaGTATCTTATCAAACGAGCTCATCTCCTCGGGTTCTGCAACTATGAGGCTACAACAGTATTTTACCAGTTCCAGAACCTTGGCTGAGAAAAGCACCAGGAAAGCTAAACCTTGAAAAGCGTGTCTAGGGATGATGTCTTTGACTGTTTAACTGCAGCAGCTGGATATTCACACGATAACTTTGAGACAAGTCATCCTGTTTTGTGTTGCAGTACtttgtgtttgcattttttttgcatataaGAACATTTTGCCTTCTCCTTACACAGAAGAGAGACGAGCAAAAATAGTTTCTACTGCTTAGAGACAGTCAGGATGTTTTTGGCAGAAGAAAATGAGTTCTTGAGCAATTCTGAATTTGAGAATTACTACTAACTCTAGAAATTAAGCTTTTAAATTCCAGAAGTGAGTGGAAAAGAGTTTCTGGTACAAAAGTGTATAATCTTTGTTGTCTTCTCCAGCTGCCCTGCCTGTACCCACAATTGCTGCAATAGATGGCTACGCATTGGGTGGTGGACTAGAACTGGCATTAGCTTGTGACCTTCGAGTAGCAGGTTTGTGTGTTGCTTAATACAGGATTCTTCCTGTCATCAGTGGCTATACTTTAGAGAACTTACACATGATAGTTAATAGTTAATGGGATCCATTAGGCCAAAATAGGAATTTACAGAGTTCAGGAAATGAGTAGGCATTTGTGCAGCAATTGTGACATTCAGTTATTATTAAGAAAGCAATTTCCTTGCATAAAAAGTAAAGCCTATTTTTAGACCAGATTAGGATTCTTTCAGAAAGATATTTATTAGTAGACTGCAGTAGCTATTCAGCAGTCTGGCTAGATCTAACCATCCCTACTTAAATTGATTTGGACTGAAAgacttccttctttttctgttcttccttccatCATACTTCATCTAGTATGGACCCAAGGTTCATTTTGCTAGATAAAATTGCTACATTAGAGGTGAGCAGTCGTGCTACACATCCCGCATCTGAGTTGAGATGGTCATTAAGCACTTTCTAGCTCTCTGGAGAAACGGAGTTCCAGTTTGTAGTTTTATTAATCAGGTTTAGTATGGAAAATCTGTAGTTACACAGAAAAAGTAACTAAACACTACCTTTATTGTTTTAATAGCTTCATCAGCTAAAATGGGCCTTATTGAGACCACAAGAGGCCTTCTTCCTGGAGCAGGTAACTTTAAATCTTTGGGctttctttctcagctgcatAGTAAATATTTTGCCATTAGAGCACTTGAAGTGTTTTGAATGTAAATGAGACATAGAATCTAACAGTGACCCAAGACATATATGAATCAAGAGGTCTATTTCAAGCCCTATCTTGGATGCTGAAGCCTTTCAGCTGCATTGCAAAATGCTGACAGATTCAGCTAGTAGTTATTAAAGGGACACACAATCCCTCTCTTCTTCAAACTGCCTTGTTATAGGAGGACACAAAATACTGTTGTTTTTTGGGGCATTtctcagaaatggaaaatagtGCTCTGTTCCTGCTGTTGTAAGGTGGAACCCAGCGCCTGCCCAGGTGTGTTGGAATAGGTCTTGCAAAGGAACTCATTTTCACTGGCAGACAGATCGATGGACAAGAAGCCTTCTCCATGGGATTAGTAAATCACACAGTGCCTCAAAATGATGTGGGAGACGCAGCTTACCAGAGAGCATTAGCTTTGGCTAAAGAAATCCTTCCTCAGGTCAGTCTATTATTGGTGTGGTCAATGCCTTTTTACATTTCTGCTTCCCTTTAGAGAGAGCAGACAAACAATTGAAATTCCTTTCTGAGCAATATTGAAGTCTTGGTTCCTGATGTTGAAGTCTCTTAACTCTGTTCTTTGTTGTGAATGCCTTTTCTGTAGGAACAAGTGTTAACAGCCCTCTGCTTAACCCATAGGACAGTTTCACCACCCAGTTGCAGTTATGCAGCCCTGCAGGACACACTGAAACCCTGCACCACATCCATCAGTTAACTAGACATAATACcaagttgtttttaaaataactgcaaATTCCTATAGACTAAAAGGTCATTTGGCACTAGGATAATGATGTAACAACTACACTATTATGAACTGATGTGGCTTGAAGTACTTTTTAAATGTCtgatgtggtttgttttgtgtttgtttattaATAAAGGCTCCATTTGCTGTGAAAATGGGAAAACTGGCAATAAACAGAGGAATGGAggtaatgttttttaaatactgagGTAAATGAGGCAAGTTACTACAGTAAAAATGTCTAGAACAGATGAGTTATGATCCATGTTTAGACAAGGCATTTGAAACCATTTCAGAGGttttaaagagctttttttaagacaaaattaACACAGCAAGATTTTTCTTCTACAGATGCTAACACTGTAGTTTTAACACAGCACTGAAGGTCACTCACTACCAGTGAATGTTTATTGATTTGGGGGCTATGAAATAGTTTTGAGGGCTGTACTTAGACAAATCTCACCCCTTCCCTCTCATCTCCAGGTTGACATTGCGTCAGGGATGGCTATTGAGGGGATGTGTTACGCCCAGGTAAGTTACCTTCAGAAAACATTCCTGAAAGGGAGAGCTGTACATTTTCTAAAGTCAGGTATTCACAGCATCCTCTTGTATATTCCTCTCTTACAGAGAAAATTTACAGATAAATATAAAGCTTTGAGAAGATGCTTGAGTGCACTTCCAGATCCCCGTTTCAGAACTGTGTCATGCATGGCTGCCTTGCAGCTTGCCTGAGACCAAAGTTCTTCCTTAAATACCCTTCTGTCTAAAGTAACTGTTGAAACTAAGAATATACAATGTGTTAATGACAGGATGAGCTTTATTTAACAAATTAAAACCAAGATTCCTTCTGTAGTCATTTCTTCTGCAAATTTGGGAGCATGCACCTTTCTCAACTAACAGAACTATGTAACCACTGTGCTTCTCAGTGTATTTTAAAGGTGGTAAAGTATTGACTTTATGGAAAACCTTTTTCCAGTATAGTTCTCTGGTCTAAGGTCTTTGTCTTAGATGCTCTGCTTGTGATTTACACTACCACCTACTCTATTTTCCTAATTGCTAAACATGGAAGGCGAGACTTACTGTGTcactgaaagaaatgcaaaggtCTTAGACCACCAGTGCCAAATCAGTACTTAAAACCACAACAGGCTTGGCAATGAAAAACCTACCTCCTTCTTTTGTCTTGAAAACACAGAACATTCCGACAAGAGACCGTCAGGAGGGGATGGCTGCCTTCAGGGAGAAACGGCCACCTCAGTTCACTGGCAAATAAAGCTTCCTAGCTTCCTTTGGCTTCTTTGAGGGTGAAATAGGACTGAAGAGGACACACTCATTTCTTAGAATCATCTTTATGACTGCATTCTGTGTACTTAACTCCTTGCCTTGGACTGCATTTTCTGAATACTCCACTGGATCATTTTGCTGTGAGAATTTCCAAATAAAGACTTACCTTCGTACATCTCATCTTTTTAAAGTGCACACATCTGAACTCAGTAGTTAGAGCTCTCAAACACATGTCAAgtgagcacagagcagctctgctttaaCATaagcaaactggaaaaaaaacccaaaacacacaaCCACAGAAAACTTGGTGCATCCAAACTttgacaggaaaaataaatcaccCTGAAGCAAAAGTCAGCTTACAAACAAAGGAAACCTTCCTAAGCTTGCTTCTCATTATTCATGCTCTTGCAACTAACAGTTTGTTCTGATTAACACACCCCAGATCTGGTGTGAACAGTGCAGGACTCTGAGAGGTCACTCCAGAGAACTGAACTTGCATCCCTTGGGCATCAGTGCAAGAGAAAATGCCACGTCTGTATGTGCACAGTATCAGTGCATGCCAGACATCACGGGCACATCACTTCTATCACCTATTTTGCTCTGTTGCAAaaggttttcttctctctctgcttaGAGGTTCTCCAGCACTGAGATGTGCTGGGCTGTTTTGTTCTATGACTTCTTAGTTCTGTGGATGGGAGCTTTCAAACAAAAGTGAATTAGTAGAGGAATGTATTTTTAGTGAATACTTTTATCAAAATATCCTTGCGAAATGCAGCTTACCACGTTGGCAGTGGGCTTCACTGCAAACCACAATTTCACTTGTGCCAATTCTGTGGGTGAGGTAACCTTACCAGATTATACACGTGCAAATTTCCCCTGCAAACACGTGCAGAGGTAAAACAGGCAGGATCTTCAGCCTTCACAAAAAAGAAGGCAAGTAACAGGTGAAACACAAGAGTTGAAAAGTCGCTTCCAGAATTGTTCTACTCAGTCAGGAATGTAAAGAGACCTTTCTGTAACTGGCACATGCAAATAAATTCAGTGGATTTATGTCTACAGCATTCATATTTTAAGTAATTCTGCTCACTGTTTGTTTGCCTGGAGCACATGGGAACAAAACAAGCAGGGAATGGAAAATCCTTTACAATCTCTGTGCTTGCTGGTTGCAGCACTTCATGAAGTGACACGTTCACCCTCTGGACTAATGCCAATATCACATTCATTTGGTGCTGCATGcagtaagatttctttttcctccctccacaGTTTTAGTGAAGATGCTTCAGTAAGTTTCCTTCTTACTACAGTAaattttcttaggaaaaaacaGTACTGTAAGAGGAGCTGTAATCTTTATTTTAGTAGCAAATAACTTATATTCATTCTGTCAACACCAATTTTGACAAGTAGTGGGTTCCACTTCATGTAATGCAAATGCTGCAGTGGAAGTCCCACAGCAGACATCTCAGAAGGGTGGTGGACTAAAAGCTTACAAGgccatttttcattctttaaacCACCTTCATTTCTTAAAACACTGTAATTCAAAGCTACAaccaatttaatttctttccaaatCAAGAAAACTGCATATAACCAGAGACATGCAGGAGAATTATGCCAGCCCAATTATTTCCTTTGTATAGAAAGCAATTACACCACATCAATTCAGTTACTGGATCGGTACCTTTTGAAGTTGCTGAAATGCATAGTAACTAGATTAGTGAAGATTAGAAgtgatgtttttatttgaaGGATGGGAgttgggagagggaaggagttaaaaatagtaaaatatgGTCATCATGAAGAAGCCATCCCTGCTAAGTAAGCTACCAAAcataagttttctttttaaactcaaTTACCAATATATTTACAGAAGAGTCTCTGAATACCAACCGGTTGCCATGGAAATATGGAGACCAACCAGATAAACAGAAACAATACCTGAAATTAAACTTAATTTAAACAGACATGCACTTTGCTTGCATCACTTGTATTTTATCAGGCATCTGTATGCTGTGCAATACGTTTCATTCAACACATCATTTGAAACCCATAGGTAaccaagaaggaaagaagttgTTACAATTAGCGTCTTTATGTAAAATTCACACTCCACAAAACAATGCGAttgacacaggaacacagctgGCAGGCAACAGGGAAAAGAAGGTGAAGACCCCGTTTTGTTGAGAAGGGTTACAAGACCATGGACATTTTGGTCACCTTAGTTACAAGTCTCAGTGTAACCTGCATGCATgtacttttgttttaattggTGAAAGTGTTGAATCTCACAACCACACACAGTTCTAACCAAACACCAAACCGGTAAACACTGTTATGAACAGCACTCATAGGGATGGAATAACTTTCTCTCCCAGAAGTCACAAAACCAGATATTCCTGGAAGTCCTTTGTTGAGACATGCAGACTGAggtgtcccagccccatccccgtGGCCAGCAGCAGTCCAGCAGCAGGCACGACCAGCTCAAGCCGTGACCCTTTACAAGTTGCAGACGCGGTTGCCATTAAAGGTGACGTTCACCAGAAGTTACTGTACATGGCTCTGGGTACCACAATTATCGGCAAATCACTTTAACGGTCACCACTATATTACAAGTTACTCCAACTACACACACACCAGGAGGGATTATTACAGAGACAATACTTTACACCCCTATACCTGCAGCTTTCAGTTGGGTTTACTTTGTTGCTGTTTCCTGCACGGTGGTGGTCTCCCGTGGCGCATAATGTGTTTTTCCAAACTATCTAGGATGGCAATAGCAATCCTCTGGACATGTGGATCAGTCTGGACATTTTCCTTGATGTTGTATAAGTGCTGTAAACCACCTTCTTCAATTAACATGCTGCAGTATCTGGCAGCTGTAATAAGATTAAAgggactttttttaaaaaaagaagaggttaTCTAGGGTAAATGTAGCAGAAACTGCAAACACTGCCTCAAATCCACTTCTGCTTCCTAAACCAGGCAGTGATTAGGATGCTCCCTTAAGTGTCTACAGAGCACAGTACACATTTGTACTTTAACAAAtgacaacagaaaaacacagtTGTTTGGACAAGGCTCTGATTGTAACCAGGTCTGTTTCCACGACTGTCTTAGCTTGACTGGAAAGTCATATACACAGTATTCACTCCCTGCCCTTGCCACCTCTATAGGCATTTTTTAAGTGTACATATGTAACTTGTGTCAGATCCACCACATCACTTGTACAGGCTTGTAGAGGGAACAAACAGTTTCCCAAATACTATTGATGGTGGCCTTCATCTAGTTACAAATTGCTATGAATGCCTTTTCAGGGGTAAAACTatgcttttctttccactttcaCTATTGATTTAAAAGAAGCCAAAAGCAAACCTACATCAGCCCCGGTGTTATTTCATGCAGGGACCAGCTGTAAGAACAGTCATATGTTTAATGTAATGTGCAAGCTTCAGAAGGTGTTACAAAAAGGTCAGGATGACTGTAATGCAATCCAGAGTGTGTTCCCTCAGATGTGCCCAATTTCACTATTCATCTCAGTGAAGCAACACCAGAGCAGCCTAGATGCTGACGCTAAGCACTTCACTGGGATCATGTTAACTGTGGTGCTACTAATATTTTAGTGAAGTTAGCTCACTGAGGTGGATATGatagagaaacagcaaaaggaCAAACAAAAGTTAACAAGAAAAACTGACCCTATTAATTCCAATCTACTTTTCACCTTCATCTAAAAGAGGaggttgaaataaaaatgtatctcCTCACCAAGACAAAAAACTTTCTTGGTGCCAAGCACCAACAGTTTAACACTTTTCCCCAAAATGAATCTTCACATGTCAGAATTAAACACCTTTTCTCTCAGAGTAGGTTATTACATTTGCTAACAAACATTTGGCTTCTCTGCAACTTTGTTGAGAGGCATCTGGCACCAACTACCATTAGAGCTAAACTTCAGGAATACTGCCTTGATCTCAAGTCAGGACTTCACCATCCAAGTATTTCCAGCCTCTCGACTTTACAGGGCAGTTACTCACTGTCAATACAAACCTCTGCAGCATGTTGAAAGCTCAGAGGTTAGGGCAGcaaaaaataaacaccaaaaataaatagaacaaaTAAGCCAATGCTAAGTTAACAGGGCTGAGGTACAAAGAGAAATTACAGTGTCTTAATTAGAAACTCTTATCCACAGTCTAACCAGTAAAACAACTTTGTCACAACAGTTCTACTTCAACACGGGAAAAGTCCTCACAGATCTCTGGACAGCATATCCTGGGAACAGTGCCCCATTGCCTTTACTAGCTCtataaaaagcaggaaaacagtACACTACATGCAGCTATGTATGATGGCCTGTTTTCATGTAGTCCTGAATACACATCTCTTCTTGCAGAGCAATTTATGGGACAGGGATAAACAGGCATAGATAATACTGCTGTCAAGAAGATTAAAAGACTGGCATAGAAAATCCTTCTAGTATTTTAGCAGAAAGCTGCTTTATATGTGGTAGAAGTTAATGACACACATATACTCACATCATACAAATTCATgttagcaaaacaaaaaagcattaaaagcCAGGAAGGTTTGGCTTCTCTTACATTAGGTATGCTCAGGGGATTCATTTCCTTTCCCAACACTTGGGCATTTCATCACATGCTCCCAAATCATTTTATGAACACAACACTGTGTTCTCATTTTGCAGATGGGAAAAACAGATTAAGAAGCTGACCTTCATGTCACAGCAAGCTATTGCAAAAAGGCAATTAGAGATGAGGACTATCTAAAATGCCTGTTCTGATACTAAGAGACAGCTACCTGCAACAATCCTTGTTCTTCATTTAAATTTGTTGTCCATCATTAATAGTCACACTTCTGAACAAAAACACCCACGCAAGCCAAAAATGTAGTTAGTCTTAACACACATCCACATTTTGGCATTAATATTGTGCATTTAACAGTAAAATTCCAGTAGATAGACAGGATATAACTAACTTGCTATTACTCTCTTTTCCTGCCCCATTTCAACAAAGCCTAAACGCAGTTTGTGCGGAGGACTGGGTGTGAATACCCTAGGATTTCTTACTTTTCCCACTTCATGCTAATGAATAAAATGCTAAAATCaacaatttttaaagtaatagtATCTTAATACGTACGATTTTTGCTGCAGACGTGCTGCATGGCCCACACTGCCCATAGCTGGACACCAGGTGTCATGAAACAGCCAAGTAGCGGAAAAAACGGATTGAAAGACCTACAGAAAAAGGAGTGGAACAGCAACCTGCTTTACTACTGCATATTACTCCTTCAGGGATCACATGTTGTCTACCCATTCACCTACAGGCTGATAAGACTTGAGAAAGTCACTTGGTAAACTAGAGTTTTAGATGGAGCAGGTGAGCCTTTTAGTGATTAAATACAACAACTAGCAAAAATCAGATATAGTGAGTATGTGGTATGCTTTTAACATAGCATTTGGATGCCTCCTGCTCCTCAAAAACAGGAGTAAAACCAGTGAAAATTTTAAAGATTAGAGGGACAATAATTATTTAACTGTATTTTGACCTCAAGCTTCTTTATCTAGGACAGATAATGCTAACCCAGTGCTAGCCAATGTAACCTTACTAGTTCATCTTTTGGGCATACAGCTGAATACCTGCAATAGAAAAATCGGCAGAACaatattacatttttcttttactggaGTCTCTTAACATTCTTTGGTCACAAAGGGAAAATTAACACATTAAAGTATACTTTAAGCCAATAGGTGTTTTTCCACTGGACAACATCTTGTCTGTCTGGCAGCTTGCTCTGCTTTGGGAACAAGCTCTAAAtctatttcagtttattttccaaattctAAATAAAGACAACAGTTACCTGTAAGCCACCATCTCACACTCTGGGGTTGGCCAATTCAAAATGGCAGAATGCTGTAAAACACAGAACCAAGAACACTCATTGTCAAATACAAACATTGAAAAGCTATAAAAGCACATGATAAAGTTCGTCATAATTTCTGTACCAGCTGTTCAAGGAGAGATGTCCTCTGGCTGCGACTTAATGTCCAAGCCTGCTCTCCTCGAGATATC
This genomic window contains:
- the ECHDC2 gene encoding enoyl-CoA hydratase domain-containing protein 2, mitochondrial, encoding MLRLGRAGRRLLPRELLRRGRGSGPEGVPRRGAEVLVGTAGGDGSGIAEILMNRPHARNSLGKVFVNELFGALEQLCLDEKVRVVVFKSEVKGVFCAGADLKERAKMDDAEVGHFVRRLRNLMDEIAALPVPTIAAIDGYALGGGLELALACDLRVAASSAKMGLIETTRGLLPGAGGTQRLPRCVGIGLAKELIFTGRQIDGQEAFSMGLVNHTVPQNDVGDAAYQRALALAKEILPQAPFAVKMGKLAINRGMEVDIASGMAIEGMCYAQNIPTRDRQEGMAAFREKRPPQFTGK